One stretch of Candidatus Acetothermia bacterium DNA includes these proteins:
- a CDS encoding ABC transporter permease codes for MNRRHALRSVPRLIKGQMVYVFLALVLVAAAGVSPQFFRPANVFNVLRQASAIGVLAIGQTIVVVAGGIDMSVAAVMQLAGVTLAEITKGENTLVPLAIPLCLAMGMAIGFGNGLLVAKRRVQPFIATLFVGILVTGLRLLVTRATPSGILPAAIRTFGRGSIGPIPNAVVLFACVAVAVSFVLGRTTLGRRIYAVGGNPNAAELSGVRVDRVTIGTYVLCGLLAAVAGLVLVGYLGYADQEIGVGYDLDSIAAVVVGGASLGGGRGKVSGTVAGVLLMTALLNIVLLLNLNVQYQLVVRGAVILAGVALYSTDWPRLWRAIRGRGKPAPVCLPPDQPRGGHGR; via the coding sequence ATGAACCGCCGCCACGCCTTGCGGTCGGTGCCGCGCCTGATCAAGGGCCAGATGGTGTACGTGTTCCTAGCCCTGGTTCTGGTGGCCGCGGCTGGGGTGTCGCCGCAGTTCTTCCGGCCGGCCAACGTGTTCAACGTGCTTCGGCAGGCCTCCGCCATTGGCGTCCTGGCGATCGGGCAGACGATCGTCGTCGTGGCCGGGGGGATCGACATGTCGGTGGCCGCGGTGATGCAGCTCGCCGGGGTCACCCTGGCCGAGATCACCAAAGGGGAGAACACCTTGGTGCCGCTGGCGATCCCGCTGTGTTTGGCGATGGGGATGGCGATCGGGTTCGGAAACGGGCTCTTGGTTGCCAAACGCCGGGTGCAGCCGTTCATCGCCACCCTGTTCGTGGGGATCCTGGTCACCGGGTTGCGCCTTCTCGTCACGCGGGCCACGCCGTCGGGGATCCTCCCGGCAGCAATCCGCACCTTCGGCCGCGGCTCGATCGGGCCGATCCCGAACGCGGTGGTCCTGTTTGCCTGCGTGGCCGTAGCGGTGAGCTTCGTCCTCGGGCGGACCACGCTTGGGCGGCGGATCTACGCTGTGGGCGGGAACCCCAACGCCGCCGAGCTGAGCGGCGTGCGCGTGGACCGGGTCACGATCGGCACCTACGTCCTGTGCGGGCTTCTCGCCGCGGTGGCCGGCCTGGTCCTGGTCGGCTACCTCGGCTACGCGGATCAGGAGATCGGGGTCGGCTACGACCTCGACTCGATCGCCGCGGTGGTGGTCGGCGGCGCGTCCCTCGGCGGCGGCAGGGGCAAGGTGTCCGGGACCGTGGCTGGGGTGCTGTTGATGACCGCTCTCCTCAACATCGTGCTCTTGCTCAACCTCAACGTGCAGTACCAGCTCGTCGTGCGTGGTGCCGTGATCCTGGCCGGCGTGGCGTTGTACTCAACGGATTGGCCGAGGCTGTGGAGGGCGATCCGGGGGCGGGGGAAACCCGCCCCGGTGTGCCTTCCCCCCGATCAGCCTCGAGGAGGTCACGGGAGGTGA
- a CDS encoding cysteine hydrolase — translation IPTCGTTRSWPSTSASGCVEGGKMALHPNEATIPEPWPTRLRPGAAALVIVDMQNDFVSPEGKMAALGFALADVATIVAPLGRLLAAARDAGLLVVHTRMLNDRAQNSPSWYAFWGEPVVAKYGYGAFLGTNLDTILRRAGVQTVIVAGTGPEICAGDTLRQAFAFGYHVVAVADCLASFSRAGRAMNQDLKRAALYTIENHYGLVTTADALARLWQEPSR, via the coding sequence ATCCCCACCTGCGGGACGACGCGTTCGTGGCCGAGCACCTCGGCGAGTGGCTGCGTTGAGGGAGGGAAGATGGCCCTGCATCCGAACGAGGCGACGATCCCGGAGCCCTGGCCGACACGGCTGCGGCCCGGCGCGGCGGCGCTGGTCATCGTGGACATGCAGAACGACTTCGTTTCCCCAGAGGGCAAGATGGCCGCGCTCGGCTTCGCCCTCGCGGACGTCGCCACCATCGTCGCCCCCCTCGGGCGGCTCCTCGCCGCGGCGCGGGACGCGGGACTGCTCGTCGTCCACACTCGGATGCTCAACGACCGCGCCCAGAACAGCCCCTCCTGGTACGCGTTCTGGGGGGAGCCGGTCGTCGCCAAGTACGGCTACGGGGCGTTCCTCGGCACGAACCTCGACACGATCCTGCGCCGGGCCGGCGTTCAGACGGTGATCGTGGCCGGTACCGGCCCCGAGATCTGCGCTGGGGACACCCTGCGCCAGGCATTCGCCTTCGGCTACCACGTGGTCGCGGTCGCTGACTGTCTGGCGAGCTTCTCCCGGGCCGGGCGCGCGATGAACCAGGACCTGAAGCGGGCTGCCCTCTACACGATCGAGAACCACTACGGCCTCGTCACGACCGCGGATGCCCTGGCCCGCCTATGGCAGGAGCCGTCTCGATGA
- a CDS encoding substrate-binding domain-containing protein: MRTVRAMLVLSMVMMALGVTAAVGAEQLLPGMVDTSKYAKPAPWLAGRAGLGDTNAWMTMFGLHFRYGIEEKYADFFKGYRVTSCFWNPVQQIADIESLVAQGVDILFIDPASEAALVGAVEEAMDAGIPVVLASTRVNTDKFVTWVSRDNIKAGYLYADWMGKKLPNGGKVVVLMGTAGSSYAEDVLRGVRQGLAAYPSIEIVGLAYCDWSPVKAKQAMEAFIQANPKIDGVIADGGQMALGAAEALLDAGRPIPPITADDWNGWLRMAKEHDIDFLAVSGGNPLALTCVDLAVQILQGKPVPKVVEYPIVTFEKGQLDKYYRPDLNDQYFAIHELPESWVVKYYGK, from the coding sequence ATGCGTACAGTGAGAGCGATGTTGGTGCTGTCCATGGTGATGATGGCCCTCGGGGTGACCGCCGCCGTGGGCGCTGAGCAGCTTCTGCCCGGCATGGTGGACACCTCGAAGTACGCGAAACCGGCGCCGTGGCTCGCCGGCCGGGCCGGCCTGGGCGACACGAACGCGTGGATGACCATGTTCGGCCTCCACTTCCGGTATGGGATCGAGGAGAAGTACGCCGACTTCTTCAAGGGGTATCGGGTCACGTCGTGCTTCTGGAATCCGGTCCAGCAGATCGCCGACATCGAAAGCCTCGTCGCCCAGGGCGTGGACATCCTGTTCATCGACCCGGCGAGCGAAGCGGCCCTGGTGGGTGCGGTCGAAGAGGCGATGGACGCGGGCATCCCGGTGGTGCTCGCCTCGACCCGGGTGAACACCGACAAGTTCGTGACCTGGGTGTCCCGGGACAACATCAAGGCCGGGTACCTCTACGCTGACTGGATGGGGAAGAAGCTCCCCAACGGCGGCAAGGTCGTGGTGCTGATGGGAACCGCCGGCAGCAGCTACGCCGAAGACGTGCTCCGAGGCGTGCGGCAGGGCCTGGCCGCGTACCCCAGCATTGAGATCGTCGGTCTGGCTTACTGTGACTGGTCCCCGGTCAAGGCCAAGCAGGCGATGGAGGCGTTCATCCAGGCCAACCCCAAGATCGACGGGGTCATCGCCGACGGTGGCCAGATGGCCCTCGGGGCCGCCGAGGCCCTGCTCGATGCGGGTCGCCCGATCCCGCCGATCACCGCCGATGACTGGAACGGCTGGCTCCGCATGGCCAAGGAGCACGACATCGACTTCCTGGCCGTCTCCGGCGGGAACCCGTTGGCCCTAACCTGCGTGGACCTCGCGGTCCAGATCCTGCAGGGCAAGCCGGTTCCGAAGGTCGTCGAGTACCCGATCGTCACGTTCGAGAAGGGCCAGCTCGACAAGTACTACCGCCCCGACCTCAACGACCAGTACTTCGCGATCCACGAACTGCCCGAATCCTGGGTGGTCAAGTACTACGGGAAGTAG